The Cardinium endosymbiont cEper1 of Encarsia pergandiella nucleotide sequence GTTATGAATCCGACGCTCTAAACCGCCTGAGCTACCTCGCCATAGATTATCTTTATTAGGTTGTATAGGTAATAGGAAATTGTACTTATATTTACTGTAAAGTTAGCCACAAATTCACAAAAATGAGCAATATTTTTATCAAAAAAATTGATAAGCTACTATTACGCACCTTTATACCCACCTTTCTGCTATTGCTTGTGCTGGTACTTTTTGTATTGGTTATACAAGCTTTTTTTATATCTTTTAGTGGAATTTCAGGTAAAGGGTTGGGCATGGATATCTATATAAAGTTGTTTTATTACTTATCTTTATCTGCATTACCTGAAGTGTTTCCTATTGCCATTCTAATAACCTCTCTTATGGTTTTTGGTAACCTTTCTGAAAGCTTTGAATTAACTGCTATGCGTTCTGTAGGCCTTTCGTTACAACGTATCCTACGGTTTCCTTTTATATTTATTCTTTTTTTAAGTGCATGGTTCTTCTATTTTCGGAACTATATTCATCCAAATAGTAAGCCTAAAATATTTGGTTTAGTTGAAGATATTTGTGCAAAAAAATCTACTTTGTTTATTCAAGAAGGTATTATTTGTAATAATATACCAGGATATAGTATTCGGGTAGACAAAAAAAAAATAGATAACGAGCATATGGAAGGCATTATAGTCTATGACTATACCAAAAGATATGGAACCGTTTCTATAACCATTGCAGAGGAAGGTAGACTCTACACTACACCAGACAAAGGCTATTTGGTCATGGAACTGACCAATGGACATAATTATCTAGAGCCTTTGCCTGCTAAAAATAATCATGGGGATCAAAAACCATCTTTTTATAGAAATCATTTTTCAAATCAAAAAATAAGGATTAGCTTGGAAGCTTTGAAATTTGGCAAAACAAATGAAGAGTATGCATATGATGCAAGAACAAGAACCCCTCCACACCTCAAAAAAATGATTAAAGAAAGGGGGAAGCAAGTGGTTCACTGGGAGCAAAAGATTAAAAAGTTGCTTGCAGAACAGGCTATTCGGTACCATTCTGTAGAACAACCTAACGCGGTATTAGATGCGTATACAGATGCTGATTTTATATTATTTAGAGACCAACTTATAGCTCATAAAATCCATACAAATATAGCCTCTAATGGTCAGCCCAATGACTATATCTTGCAAAGGATTGTTCAAGAGGCCTTGCATAACGTAAAGAAGATAACCCATAGGTTAATGATGCAAGAAGATAATAGAAACTTATTTAATACAGCATTAAATGAAGCTTTATATGAACGAGAAATTCGATTTGCAGTAGTTATACAATGTGTTATTATATTTTTGTTAGGTAGTTCTCTAGGTTGCCTTATTAGGCGAGGTGGTTTTGGAATTTCTGTAATGATTAGCTTCTTTTTTATACTGCTGCAGCATATTCTTTCTATGGTTGGAAGAGATTTGGCAATCGCAAATACCTGCTCTATGTTTATCTGTGTTTGGTTGCCTAATTTCGTATTGTTGTTTTTTTCTGGCTTGTTTTTAATAAAAGCACAGCATGGTAGAGGATTATCCTCAATCAATTGGCATGCTTTGTATACAAAAATTAAAAGAACATTCAGCAGTAAAATCAATAGGGTACCCAGTGCATAACGCATTCAATCTATCACCTTGGCCAACTCTCTACAAGCGTCTGTACAACAACTATTGTTTAACCGCAATCTAACCTACTAAATCTATTTTCAA carries:
- a CDS encoding LptF/LptG family permease produces the protein MSNIFIKKIDKLLLRTFIPTFLLLLVLVLFVLVIQAFFISFSGISGKGLGMDIYIKLFYYLSLSALPEVFPIAILITSLMVFGNLSESFELTAMRSVGLSLQRILRFPFIFILFLSAWFFYFRNYIHPNSKPKIFGLVEDICAKKSTLFIQEGIICNNIPGYSIRVDKKKIDNEHMEGIIVYDYTKRYGTVSITIAEEGRLYTTPDKGYLVMELTNGHNYLEPLPAKNNHGDQKPSFYRNHFSNQKIRISLEALKFGKTNEEYAYDARTRTPPHLKKMIKERGKQVVHWEQKIKKLLAEQAIRYHSVEQPNAVLDAYTDADFILFRDQLIAHKIHTNIASNGQPNDYILQRIVQEALHNVKKITHRLMMQEDNRNLFNTALNEALYEREIRFAVVIQCVIIFLLGSSLGCLIRRGGFGISVMISFFFILLQHILSMVGRDLAIANTCSMFICVWLPNFVLLFFSGLFLIKAQHGRGLSSINWHALYTKIKRTFSSKINRVPSA